A genomic window from Micromonospora sp. WMMA1947 includes:
- the rlmB gene encoding 23S rRNA (guanosine(2251)-2'-O)-methyltransferase RlmB, which produces MAGNSQRRGRRLTPKAGAPKGTGGKNKDSLAGRGRTLPADERPWHKAYSGTEKLPQRTAWKQDKERRAAAEEGRAPKIGQPGTKDTTWGKGGGRGTPTTKGRGGKPAAGRGGPRVAPGRKANPAKDSPELLVGRNPVLEALRTQVPATALYTAHGIDIDDRVKEIVRTAADRGIAILEVSRAELDRMTGGVLHQGVGLQVPPFAYEPFDDLVAAALEQAAPLLVALDGVTDPRNLGAVIRSAAAFGAQGVFVPERRAAGITATAWRTSAGAAARVPVAQVTNLTRSLKACKEAGFVVVGLDADGQTDLYDLEAAVGPLVVVVGSEGRGLSRLVGETCDLTVSIPMVSDVESLNASVAAAVTLAEVARRRSVEG; this is translated from the coding sequence ATGGCCGGCAACTCGCAGCGCCGTGGCCGGCGACTGACGCCGAAGGCGGGTGCCCCCAAGGGCACCGGTGGCAAGAACAAGGACTCGCTCGCCGGGCGGGGCCGCACGCTGCCCGCCGACGAGCGGCCGTGGCACAAGGCGTACTCGGGCACGGAGAAGCTGCCCCAGCGCACCGCCTGGAAGCAGGACAAGGAGCGCCGCGCCGCCGCCGAGGAGGGCCGCGCGCCCAAGATCGGCCAGCCCGGCACGAAGGACACCACCTGGGGCAAGGGCGGTGGCCGGGGCACGCCCACGACCAAGGGCCGGGGCGGCAAGCCGGCCGCCGGCCGGGGCGGTCCCCGGGTCGCGCCGGGCCGCAAGGCCAACCCGGCGAAGGACAGCCCGGAACTGCTTGTCGGACGCAACCCGGTGCTGGAGGCGTTGCGCACCCAGGTGCCCGCGACCGCGCTCTACACCGCGCACGGCATCGACATCGACGACCGGGTCAAGGAGATCGTCCGCACCGCCGCCGACCGGGGGATCGCGATCCTCGAGGTCAGCCGCGCCGAGCTGGACCGGATGACCGGCGGCGTGCTGCACCAGGGCGTCGGTCTCCAGGTGCCGCCGTTCGCCTACGAGCCCTTCGACGACCTGGTCGCCGCCGCGCTGGAACAGGCCGCCCCGCTGCTCGTCGCGCTGGACGGCGTCACCGACCCGCGCAACCTCGGCGCGGTCATCCGGTCGGCCGCCGCGTTCGGCGCGCAGGGTGTCTTCGTACCCGAACGGCGTGCCGCCGGGATCACCGCGACCGCCTGGCGCACCAGCGCCGGCGCGGCCGCGCGCGTGCCCGTCGCCCAGGTCACCAACCTGACCCGGTCGCTGAAGGCGTGCAAGGAGGCCGGCTTCGTCGTGGTCGGCCTGGACGCCGACGGGCAGACCGATCTGTACGACCTGGAAGCAGCCGTCGGCCCGCTCGTCGTGGTGGTCGGCTCGGAGGGGCGCGGGCTGTCCCGCCTGGTCGGGGAGACCTGCGACCTGACCGTCAGCATCCCGAT